Proteins from a genomic interval of Tenacibaculum sp. SZ-18:
- a CDS encoding DUF3467 domain-containing protein, protein MEENKDPQINIELDQDVAEGTYSNLAIINHSVSEFIVDFINIMPGVPKAKVKSRIILTPQHAKRLTKALADNVRKFEQVHGEIKDYDQPPIPMNFGGTTGEA, encoded by the coding sequence ATGGAAGAAAATAAAGACCCACAAATAAATATTGAATTAGATCAAGATGTTGCAGAAGGAACATATTCTAATTTAGCAATTATCAATCACTCTGTTTCGGAGTTTATAGTTGATTTTATTAATATAATGCCTGGTGTACCTAAGGCTAAAGTAAAATCAAGAATTATTTTAACGCCACAACATGCGAAACGTTTAACAAAAGCTTTAGCCGATAATGTTAGAAAATTTGAGCAAGTGCATGGAGAAATTAAAGATTACGACCAACCACCAATTCCAATGAATTTTGGCGGCACAACAGGTGAAGCTTAA
- the rpoC gene encoding DNA-directed RNA polymerase subunit beta' → MARKNEKYTVKKFNKISIGLASPESILEASRGEVLKPETINYRTHKPERDGLFCERIFGPVKDYECACGKYKRIRYKGIVCDRCGVEVTEKKVRRDRVGHINLVVPVAHIWYFRSLPNKMGYLLGLPSKKLDMIIYYERYVVIQPGIAKNAEGEPLQKLDFLTEEEYLDIADSLPQDNQYLEDSDPNKFIAKMGAECLIDLLARIDLDELSYQLRHKANTETSKQRKNEALKRLNVVEAFRESQKNRENNPEWMIMKVVPVIPPELRPLVPLDGGRFATSDLNDLYRRVIIRNNRLKRLMEIKAPEVILRNEKRMLQESVDSLFDNTRKSSAVKTESNRPLKSLSDSLKGKQGRFRQNLLGKRVDYSARSVIVVGPELKLYECGLPKDMAAELYKPFVIRKLIERGIVKTVKSAKKIIDRKEPVVWDILENVIKGHPVLLNRAPTLHRLGIQAFQPKLIEGKAIRLHPLVCTAFNADFDGDQMAVHLPLGPEAILEAQLLMLASHNILNPANGAPITVPSQDMVLGLYYMTKERKSTPELVIKGEGLTFYSPEEVTIAFNEGKVDLNAGIKVRTQDVENGERITKIIQTTVGRVLFNEVVPEAAGYINEVLTKKSLRGIIGNILKVTDIPAVGRFLDAIKGMGYKFAFQGGLSFSLGDIIIPEEKHTMIAEANKEVDGIVMNYNMGMLTQKERYNQVIDVWGSTNNRLTELSMKRLREDQQGFNSVFMMLDSGARGSKEQIRQLTGMRGLMAKPKKSTAGGGEIIENPILSNFKEGLSILEYFISTHGARKGLADTALKTADAGYLTRRLVDVSQDVIVNEEDCGTLRGLEITPLKKNDEIVESLADRIEGRVSLHDVYHPTSDEVLVKAGELITYALASKVQESGIDRVEVRSPLTCESKRGICAQCYGKSLSTAKKVQRGEAVGVIAAQSIGEPGTQLTLRTFHVGGVAGNISEDNKLIAKFDGNVKIEDLRTVRGKDTNGEEVDIVISRTAEIKVLDKKTGITLSTNNIPYGSIIFEKDRKSIKKGDAVCQWDPFNGVIVSEFGGKVKFDNLEQGINYSVEVDEQTGFQEKVITDSKNKKIIPSLIIEDADGNALRSYSLPVGAHLMIDNGDKVDEGQTLVKIPRKSGKAGDITGGLPRVTELFEARNPSNPAVVAEIDGVVSFGKIKRGNREIIVESKTGDVKKYLVKLSNQILVQENDFIKAGMPLSDGATTPADILRIKGPSAVQEYLVNEIQEVYRLQGVKINDKHFEVVVRQMMRKVKIIDSGDTLFLENQLAHKNDFIEENDKIYGMKVVENAGDSENLREGQLVTSRQLRDENSILRRQDKELVVARDAQPATAEQVLQGITRASLQTKSFISAASFQETTKVLNEAAVNGKIDTLEGLKENVIVGKRIPAGTGLRTYENIIVGPKEEIEKSL, encoded by the coding sequence ATGGCAAGAAAAAACGAAAAATACACTGTTAAGAAGTTTAACAAAATTTCAATTGGTTTAGCTTCTCCAGAGTCTATTTTAGAAGCATCTAGAGGAGAGGTTTTAAAACCAGAAACAATTAACTACCGTACGCACAAACCAGAGAGAGATGGACTATTCTGTGAAAGAATTTTTGGTCCTGTTAAAGATTATGAGTGTGCATGTGGTAAATACAAAAGAATTCGATATAAAGGGATTGTTTGTGATCGATGTGGTGTTGAAGTAACGGAGAAAAAAGTTCGTAGAGATAGAGTTGGTCATATTAATCTAGTAGTACCAGTTGCGCATATTTGGTATTTCAGATCATTACCTAACAAGATGGGATATTTATTAGGATTACCATCAAAAAAGTTAGATATGATCATCTATTATGAGCGTTACGTTGTGATCCAACCAGGTATCGCAAAAAATGCTGAAGGTGAACCATTACAAAAACTCGATTTCTTAACCGAGGAAGAGTACTTAGATATAGCTGATTCTTTACCACAGGATAATCAATATCTAGAAGATTCAGACCCGAATAAGTTTATTGCTAAAATGGGAGCTGAGTGTTTAATAGACTTATTAGCGCGTATCGATTTAGATGAGTTATCTTATCAATTAAGGCACAAAGCAAATACTGAAACGTCGAAGCAACGTAAGAATGAAGCGTTAAAAAGATTAAACGTAGTAGAAGCATTTAGAGAGTCTCAAAAAAATAGAGAAAATAACCCAGAGTGGATGATTATGAAGGTAGTTCCTGTCATTCCACCAGAATTACGTCCATTAGTTCCATTGGATGGAGGGCGCTTCGCTACTTCTGATTTAAATGATTTATATCGACGTGTAATTATTCGTAACAATCGTTTAAAGAGATTAATGGAGATTAAAGCTCCTGAAGTAATTTTGCGTAATGAAAAACGTATGTTACAAGAATCTGTAGATTCATTGTTTGATAACACACGTAAGTCATCAGCTGTAAAAACAGAATCTAACAGACCATTAAAGTCTTTATCTGATAGTTTAAAAGGTAAACAAGGGCGTTTCCGTCAAAACTTATTAGGTAAGCGTGTGGATTATTCCGCTCGTTCTGTAATTGTTGTTGGACCAGAATTAAAATTATATGAATGTGGATTGCCAAAAGATATGGCAGCTGAATTATATAAGCCTTTCGTAATTCGTAAGTTAATCGAAAGAGGTATTGTAAAGACGGTTAAATCTGCAAAGAAAATTATAGATAGAAAAGAGCCTGTAGTTTGGGATATTCTTGAAAATGTAATCAAAGGTCACCCAGTATTATTAAACCGTGCCCCTACGTTACACCGTTTAGGAATTCAAGCATTCCAACCTAAATTAATCGAAGGAAAGGCAATTCGTCTTCACCCATTAGTGTGTACGGCATTTAACGCCGATTTCGATGGGGATCAGATGGCGGTACATTTACCTTTAGGACCAGAGGCTATTTTAGAAGCACAACTTTTAATGTTGGCTTCACATAATATCTTAAACCCTGCGAACGGTGCGCCAATTACAGTACCATCTCAGGATATGGTATTAGGTCTTTACTACATGACAAAAGAGCGTAAGTCTACTCCAGAATTAGTGATCAAAGGAGAAGGTTTAACTTTCTACTCACCTGAAGAAGTGACAATTGCTTTCAATGAAGGTAAGGTAGACTTAAATGCTGGAATTAAAGTTCGTACTCAAGATGTTGAAAATGGAGAACGAATTACGAAGATTATTCAAACAACAGTAGGTAGAGTATTATTTAACGAAGTTGTTCCTGAAGCAGCTGGATATATCAATGAAGTATTAACGAAGAAATCGTTAAGAGGAATTATCGGTAATATCTTAAAAGTTACGGATATTCCAGCAGTTGGTAGATTCTTAGATGCTATTAAAGGAATGGGATATAAGTTTGCTTTCCAAGGAGGTTTGTCATTCTCATTAGGAGATATTATTATTCCTGAAGAAAAGCATACAATGATTGCTGAAGCTAATAAAGAAGTTGATGGCATCGTTATGAACTATAACATGGGTATGTTAACTCAAAAAGAACGTTATAATCAGGTAATTGATGTTTGGGGTTCTACGAACAACAGATTAACAGAATTATCTATGAAGCGTTTACGTGAGGATCAACAAGGATTTAACTCTGTATTTATGATGTTAGATTCTGGAGCCCGTGGATCGAAAGAACAGATTCGTCAGTTAACTGGTATGCGTGGATTAATGGCAAAGCCTAAAAAATCTACAGCTGGTGGTGGAGAGATTATTGAAAACCCGATTCTTTCTAACTTTAAAGAAGGTCTTTCAATTTTAGAATACTTTATTTCTACGCACGGTGCGCGTAAAGGATTAGCTGATACCGCATTAAAAACCGCCGATGCTGGTTACCTAACTCGTCGTTTAGTAGATGTATCTCAAGATGTTATTGTTAATGAAGAGGATTGTGGTACGTTAAGAGGGTTAGAAATTACTCCATTAAAGAAAAATGATGAAATCGTTGAATCTTTAGCAGATAGAATTGAAGGTAGAGTTTCATTACACGATGTATATCACCCAACTTCTGATGAAGTATTAGTTAAAGCTGGAGAATTAATTACTTACGCTTTAGCTTCTAAAGTACAGGAATCAGGAATTGATAGAGTGGAGGTTCGTTCTCCATTAACTTGTGAGTCTAAACGAGGTATTTGTGCTCAATGTTATGGTAAGAGTTTATCTACTGCCAAAAAGGTTCAAAGAGGTGAAGCTGTTGGTGTAATTGCTGCACAATCTATTGGAGAGCCTGGTACCCAGTTAACATTACGTACATTCCACGTTGGAGGGGTTGCAGGAAACATTTCAGAAGACAATAAGTTAATCGCTAAGTTTGATGGTAATGTTAAGATTGAAGATTTAAGAACTGTTCGCGGTAAAGATACTAACGGAGAAGAAGTTGATATTGTAATTTCTCGAACTGCTGAAATCAAAGTATTAGATAAGAAAACTGGAATTACTTTAAGTACGAACAACATTCCTTACGGATCGATTATTTTTGAAAAAGATAGAAAATCGATTAAGAAAGGTGACGCTGTATGTCAGTGGGATCCATTCAATGGAGTGATTGTTTCAGAGTTTGGAGGAAAAGTTAAGTTTGACAATTTAGAACAAGGTATTAACTACTCTGTTGAAGTTGATGAACAAACAGGTTTCCAAGAAAAAGTAATTACTGATTCTAAGAATAAAAAAATCATTCCATCTTTAATTATTGAAGATGCTGATGGTAACGCCTTACGTTCATACAGTTTACCAGTAGGTGCTCACTTAATGATAGACAATGGCGACAAAGTAGATGAAGGTCAAACCTTAGTTAAGATTCCTCGTAAGTCTGGAAAGGCTGGGGATATTACGGGAGGTTTACCTCGTGTAACGGAATTATTCGAAGCACGTAATCCTTCTAACCCTGCGGTTGTTGCTGAAATTGATGGTGTTGTTTCTTTCGGAAAAATTAAGCGTGGTAACCGTGAAATTATCGTAGAATCAAAAACTGGAGATGTTAAGAAATACTTAGTGAAGTTGTCGAACCAGATCCTAGTTCAAGAGAATGATTTTATCAAAGCAGGTATGCCATTATCAGACGGAGCTACAACTCCTGCTGATATCTTAAGAATTAAAGGGCCTTCTGCTGTACAAGAGTATTTAGTAAATGAAATTCAAGAAGTTTACCGTTTACAAGGAGTGAAAATTAACGATAAGCACTTTGAGGTGGTCGTACGTCAAATGATGCGTAAGGTTAAGATTATTGACTCAGGAGATACATTATTCTTAGAAAATCAATTAGCTCATAAGAATGATTTCATCGAAGAAAACGACAAGATCTACGGAATGAAAGTAGTTGAAAATGCTGGAGATTCTGAAAACTTAAGAGAAGGTCAGTTAGTTACTTCTCGTCAGTTAAGAGATGAAAATTCAATTTTACGTAGACAAGATAAAGAGTTAGTAGTAGCAAGAGATGCACAACCTGCGACAGCAGAGCAAGTATTACAAGGTATTACTAGAGCATCTTTACAAACGAAGTCATTTATCTCTGCAGCTTCTTTCCAGGAAACTACGAAAGTATTAAACGAGGCAGCCGTTAATGGTAAGATTGACACTCTTGAAGGATTAAAAGAAAATGTAATTGTAGGTAAGCGTATACCAGCTGGAACTGGTCTTAGAACTTACGAGAACATCATCGTTGGTCCAAAAGAAGAGATAGAAAAAAGTTTATAA
- a CDS encoding DUF885 domain-containing protein, which produces MKFTNIIKQVALSLLLMNTACKTDQKDVLLSAEEIQRESAKVNAFFEKQFQQSLDSKPMYQTYLGIKKDADKWDDLSDAFLDKELALTKEALNWINDSVNIQALDKSTKLSYDLFKQNLENTIADDTYRLYTYPVNQMHGAQAEIPAFLINMHQISDKKDAENYISRLKGIKPMFEELSENLKKRQKAGIMIPKFVFAKVLEDSRNLIKGQPFDTSNKKSTLLNDFKSKISKLEISEDGKNQLIDSAKKALKNHVLAGYTTLINTLEEQEKVASTDDGAWKFANGEAFYNNALQRTTTTNLTAEEIHKIGLAEVERIHGDMKEIMNKVDFKGSLQEFFQFMKTDKQFYFGATEEGRKEYMDKAAEIINTMKGRLDELFITKPKADLQVKAVEAFREKSAGKAFYQQPAIDGSRPGTYYANMYDMASMPSYQMEALAYHEGIPGHHMQIAIAQELKDIPMFRKFGRYTAYVEGWGLYSEFIPKEMGFYSDPYSDFGRLAMELWRACRLVVDTGIHANKWTREEGIKYYTDNTPNAEADAIKMVERHIVMPGQATAYKIGMIKIIELREKAKKVLGEKFDIRKFHDVVLTNGPLPLDILENLVDEYIASMS; this is translated from the coding sequence ATGAAATTTACAAACATAATTAAGCAGGTTGCTTTATCATTGTTATTAATGAATACAGCTTGTAAAACTGATCAGAAAGATGTACTACTGAGTGCCGAGGAAATTCAAAGGGAATCGGCGAAAGTAAATGCCTTTTTTGAAAAGCAATTTCAACAGTCATTAGACTCGAAGCCTATGTATCAAACATATTTAGGAATTAAAAAAGATGCCGATAAATGGGACGATTTGTCTGATGCTTTTTTGGATAAAGAACTAGCTTTAACGAAAGAGGCGCTAAATTGGATTAATGATTCAGTCAATATCCAAGCTTTAGATAAGAGTACAAAGCTAAGTTACGATTTGTTCAAACAAAACTTAGAGAACACAATTGCTGATGATACATACAGATTGTACACTTACCCTGTAAATCAAATGCATGGAGCTCAGGCTGAAATTCCTGCATTTTTAATTAACATGCATCAAATTTCTGATAAGAAGGATGCTGAAAATTATATCAGTAGATTGAAAGGAATCAAACCCATGTTTGAGGAATTATCAGAAAATCTAAAGAAAAGACAAAAAGCTGGAATTATGATTCCTAAGTTCGTTTTTGCAAAAGTTTTAGAGGATTCTAGAAATTTGATTAAAGGTCAACCATTTGATACATCAAACAAAAAAAGTACGTTGCTAAATGATTTTAAATCGAAAATATCAAAATTAGAAATTAGTGAAGACGGGAAAAATCAATTAATTGACTCTGCTAAAAAAGCTTTAAAAAATCATGTTTTAGCAGGTTATACAACTTTAATTAACACCTTAGAGGAACAAGAAAAAGTTGCTTCAACTGATGATGGTGCTTGGAAATTTGCAAATGGTGAAGCGTTTTATAATAATGCGTTACAAAGAACAACAACTACTAATTTAACTGCAGAAGAAATACATAAGATAGGTTTAGCTGAAGTTGAAAGAATTCATGGTGACATGAAAGAAATCATGAATAAAGTTGATTTTAAAGGTTCTCTACAAGAGTTTTTTCAATTTATGAAAACTGATAAGCAATTCTATTTTGGGGCAACTGAAGAAGGTAGAAAGGAATATATGGATAAAGCCGCTGAGATTATTAATACAATGAAGGGTCGTTTAGATGAATTGTTTATCACCAAACCCAAAGCTGATTTACAGGTAAAAGCTGTAGAAGCGTTTAGAGAAAAGTCTGCAGGAAAAGCGTTTTACCAACAACCTGCTATAGACGGATCCAGACCAGGAACTTATTATGCAAATATGTATGACATGGCTAGTATGCCTTCTTATCAAATGGAAGCATTAGCATATCATGAAGGAATTCCTGGGCATCATATGCAAATTGCAATTGCTCAAGAATTAAAGGATATACCGATGTTTAGAAAATTTGGTCGTTATACAGCATATGTTGAAGGTTGGGGATTATACTCAGAGTTTATTCCTAAAGAAATGGGGTTCTATTCTGATCCATATTCTGATTTTGGAAGATTAGCAATGGAATTGTGGAGAGCATGTCGTTTAGTTGTAGATACTGGAATTCACGCTAATAAATGGACAAGAGAAGAAGGAATTAAATACTACACCGACAACACACCAAATGCCGAAGCCGACGCTATTAAAATGGTTGAGCGCCATATTGTGATGCCAGGTCAAGCAACAGCTTACAAAATTGGAATGATTAAAATTATTGAACTACGAGAAAAGGCTAAAAAAGTCTTAGGTGAAAAGTTTGATATTAGAAAATTTCATGATGTTGTTTTAACAAATGGGCCTTTACCATTGGATATACTAGAGAATTTAGTTGATGAGTATATTGCTTCTATGAGTTAG
- the rpoB gene encoding DNA-directed RNA polymerase subunit beta: MATINTTERINFASSRIGSDYPDFLDIQIKSFQDFFQLQTKAEERGEEGLYKTFMDNFPITDTRNQFVLEFLDYFVDPPRYSIQECIERGLTYSVPLKARLKLYCTDPEHEDFETIVQDVYLGTIPYMSGSGTFIINGAERVVVSQLHRSPGVFFGQSFHANGTKLYSARVIPFKGSWIEFATDINQVMYAYIDRKKKLPVTTLFRAIGFERDKDILEIFDLAEEIKVSKAGLKKVLGRKLAARVLKTWHEDFVDEDTGEVVSIERNEIIFDRDTILEKEHVDEIIESGAKTILLHKEDHQMGDYAIIHNTLQKDPTNSEKEAVEHIYRQLRNAEPPDEETARGIIDKLFFSEQRYNLGEVGRFRMNTKLQLNEDIDQKVLTKNDIITIVKYLIELINSKAEVDDIDHLSNRRVRTVGEQLAGQFGVGLARMARTIRERMNVRDNEVFTPIDLINAKTLSSVINSFFGTNQLSQFMDQTNPLAEITHKRRLSALGPGGLSRERAGFEVRDVHYTHYGRLCPIETPEGPNIGLISSLAVYAKVNNMGFIETPYKKVEEGQVLSEEPVYLSAEEEEGMKFAQSNIEVKTDGTIDREKVIAREEGDFPVVTPNVVNYMDVAPNQIASISASLIPFLEHDDANRALMGSNMMRQAVPLLRPESPIVGTGLERRVAKDSRILINAEGDGVVEYVDANMITIKYDRTEEERLVSFDPDDKSYNLIKFRKTNQGTNINLKPIVRKGDRVEEGQVLCEGYATQQGELALGRNMKVAFMPWKGYNFEDAIVISEKVVREDIFTSIHIDEYSLDVRDTKLGAEELTNDIPNVSEEATKDLDENGMIRIGAEVKPGDILIGKITPKGESDPTPEEKLLRAIFGDKAGDVKDASLKASPSLKGVVINKKLFRRAVKDKNKRARDKEAVATLEASFVSKFEDLKDHLIDKLFGLVTGKTSQGIHNDLGEEVLPKGKKFTQKMLNSVDDFTHLSGTWTTDKDLNKLVGELIHNYKIKVNDLQGVLRREKFTISVGDELPAGILKLAKIYIAKKRKLKVGDKMAGRHGNKGIVARIVRQEDMPFLEDGTPVDIVLNPLGVPSRMNIGQIYETVLGWAGQKLNQKYATPIFDGASLDEINKLTDEASIPRFGHTYLYDGGTGERFDQPATVGVIYMIKLGHMIEDKMHARSIGPYSLITQQPLGGKAQFGGQRFGEMEVWALEAYGASSILREILTIKSDDVLGRAKAYESIVKGESMPEPGLPESFNVLMHELKGLGLDVKLEE, translated from the coding sequence TTGGCAACGATAAACACTACTGAAAGAATCAATTTCGCTTCATCACGTATTGGATCAGATTATCCGGATTTTCTGGATATCCAAATTAAGTCTTTCCAAGATTTTTTCCAATTACAAACAAAAGCTGAGGAGCGAGGTGAAGAGGGTTTGTATAAGACCTTCATGGATAATTTTCCAATTACTGATACTAGAAACCAATTCGTACTAGAATTTTTAGATTATTTTGTTGATCCACCTAGATATAGCATTCAAGAATGTATTGAAAGAGGATTAACATACAGTGTTCCATTAAAAGCAAGACTTAAGTTATACTGTACAGACCCTGAACATGAAGATTTTGAAACCATTGTTCAAGATGTGTATTTAGGTACGATTCCTTATATGTCTGGCTCAGGAACATTTATTATTAATGGTGCAGAGCGAGTTGTCGTATCACAATTACACCGTTCACCAGGAGTGTTTTTTGGGCAGTCTTTCCATGCAAATGGAACTAAATTATATTCTGCGAGAGTGATTCCGTTCAAGGGTTCATGGATTGAATTTGCAACAGATATTAATCAAGTAATGTATGCTTACATTGACAGAAAGAAGAAGTTACCTGTAACTACTTTATTCCGTGCGATAGGATTTGAAAGAGATAAGGATATACTTGAGATTTTTGATTTAGCTGAAGAGATTAAGGTTTCTAAGGCTGGGTTAAAAAAAGTATTAGGTAGAAAATTAGCTGCGAGAGTATTAAAGACATGGCATGAAGATTTCGTAGATGAAGATACTGGTGAAGTTGTATCTATCGAGCGTAACGAAATTATTTTTGATCGCGATACAATTTTAGAAAAGGAACATGTTGATGAGATTATAGAAAGCGGTGCTAAAACAATTTTACTTCACAAAGAAGATCACCAAATGGGTGATTATGCTATCATCCACAATACATTACAAAAAGATCCTACAAACTCAGAAAAAGAGGCTGTTGAACATATTTATCGTCAATTACGTAATGCTGAACCGCCAGATGAAGAGACTGCAAGAGGTATTATTGATAAATTATTCTTTTCAGAACAACGTTATAATTTAGGTGAAGTTGGTCGTTTTAGAATGAATACTAAACTTCAGTTAAATGAAGATATAGATCAGAAAGTATTGACGAAGAATGATATCATTACTATTGTTAAATACCTAATCGAGTTGATTAACTCAAAGGCGGAAGTGGATGATATTGATCACTTATCCAACCGTCGTGTACGAACTGTTGGAGAACAGCTAGCTGGCCAGTTTGGTGTAGGTTTAGCACGTATGGCCCGTACAATTCGAGAACGTATGAATGTTCGTGACAATGAGGTGTTCACTCCAATCGACTTGATTAACGCAAAGACGTTATCTTCGGTGATTAATTCATTCTTTGGAACCAACCAGTTATCTCAGTTTATGGATCAGACGAATCCATTAGCGGAGATTACACATAAACGTCGTTTATCAGCATTAGGTCCAGGTGGTTTATCAAGAGAAAGAGCAGGATTTGAGGTGCGTGATGTTCATTATACACATTACGGTCGTTTATGTCCAATCGAAACCCCAGAGGGACCAAACATTGGACTGATTTCTTCTTTAGCAGTTTATGCTAAAGTAAATAATATGGGATTCATCGAAACTCCGTACAAAAAGGTTGAAGAAGGTCAAGTTTTATCTGAGGAACCTGTTTATTTGAGTGCAGAGGAGGAAGAAGGAATGAAATTTGCTCAATCAAATATCGAGGTAAAAACAGATGGAACAATCGATAGAGAAAAGGTCATTGCTAGAGAAGAAGGAGATTTCCCTGTTGTAACGCCAAATGTAGTTAATTACATGGATGTTGCACCTAATCAGATCGCTTCAATTTCTGCATCACTAATCCCGTTTTTAGAACATGATGATGCCAACCGTGCATTAATGGGATCGAATATGATGCGTCAGGCAGTGCCATTATTAAGACCTGAATCGCCAATTGTAGGAACTGGATTGGAGCGCAGAGTAGCTAAAGATTCACGTATTTTAATAAACGCTGAAGGAGACGGAGTTGTAGAGTATGTTGATGCCAATATGATTACCATCAAGTATGATAGAACTGAAGAAGAGCGTTTAGTTAGTTTCGATCCGGATGATAAATCTTACAACTTAATTAAGTTTAGAAAAACAAATCAAGGAACTAATATCAACTTAAAGCCTATTGTTAGAAAAGGAGATAGAGTTGAAGAAGGTCAGGTTCTTTGTGAAGGATATGCAACACAACAAGGGGAGTTAGCTTTAGGTAGAAATATGAAAGTGGCCTTCATGCCTTGGAAAGGATATAACTTTGAGGATGCAATTGTAATTTCTGAAAAAGTTGTACGTGAAGATATATTTACTTCTATACATATTGATGAGTATTCTTTAGATGTTCGTGATACTAAATTAGGAGCTGAAGAATTAACAAATGATATTCCAAACGTTTCAGAAGAGGCTACTAAAGACTTAGATGAAAATGGAATGATTCGTATTGGAGCTGAAGTTAAACCTGGAGATATTTTAATTGGTAAGATCACACCAAAAGGTGAATCTGATCCAACTCCAGAAGAAAAATTATTAAGAGCAATCTTTGGAGACAAAGCTGGAGATGTAAAAGATGCGTCTTTAAAAGCGTCACCTTCATTAAAAGGTGTTGTAATTAACAAAAAATTATTTAGAAGAGCGGTTAAAGACAAAAATAAAAGAGCAAGAGATAAAGAAGCTGTGGCTACTTTAGAAGCATCGTTTGTATCTAAGTTTGAGGATTTAAAAGATCATCTAATAGACAAGTTATTCGGATTAGTAACAGGAAAGACCTCTCAAGGAATCCATAATGATTTGGGAGAAGAAGTTTTACCAAAAGGGAAGAAGTTCACTCAGAAAATGTTAAATTCAGTTGATGACTTTACCCATTTAAGTGGAACTTGGACTACCGATAAAGACTTGAATAAACTAGTTGGAGAGTTAATTCACAACTACAAAATTAAAGTTAACGACTTACAAGGTGTTTTACGTCGTGAGAAGTTCACTATTTCTGTAGGGGATGAATTACCAGCAGGTATTTTAAAGTTAGCTAAGATTTATATTGCTAAAAAGCGCAAGCTTAAAGTAGGAGATAAAATGGCAGGACGTCACGGTAACAAGGGTATTGTTGCAAGAATTGTTCGTCAAGAAGATATGCCATTCTTAGAAGATGGAACTCCAGTTGATATCGTGTTAAATCCACTAGGGGTACCATCGCGTATGAACATCGGTCAGATTTATGAAACTGTTCTTGGATGGGCAGGACAAAAATTAAATCAGAAGTATGCTACACCAATTTTTGATGGAGCGTCTTTAGATGAGATTAATAAATTAACGGATGAGGCAAGTATCCCAAGGTTCGGTCATACATACTTATATGATGGAGGAACCGGTGAGCGTTTTGATCAACCAGCAACCGTAGGTGTTATTTATATGATTAAGTTAGGACACATGATTGAAGATAAGATGCATGCTCGTTCTATTGGACCTTATTCATTGATTACACAGCAACCATTAGGAGGTAAAGCACAGTTTGGTGGTCAGCGTTTTGGAGAAATGGAAGTATGGGCACTTGAAGCCTATGGTGCGTCTAGTATTTTACGTGAAATCTTAACGATAAAATCAGATGATGTATTAGGTAGAGCGAAGGCCTACGAAAGCATTGTAAAAGGTGAATCAATGCCAGAACCTGGATTACCAGAATCATTTAATGTATTAATGCATGAACTGAAAGGTTTAGGATTGGACGTTAAGTTAGAAGAGTAA